CCGGCTGCTCACGGGCGCTTCGACCGGGCCGGAGCTTGATGGCGCGCTCGCCAAGGTCAACGGCATCTCCTTCCGCATGCCCTATAATTCCGATCCCGGCCTGCGCGCGCGCATCAACAAGGGCGAGACGGAATATCTCGACATGCATCTCAGCCATGTCGCTCCCATGGCCTGGGCGGGTTTCTTTGGCACGATCGACACCGCCATCATCGAGGCCACCGCCATCCGTGAAGATGGCAGCATCGTGCCGTCCTCTTCCGTCGGTAATTCCAAGACATGGCTCGACACCGCCAAGCAGGTGATCATCGAGGTCAATAGCTGGCAGGACGCAGCGCTCGAGGGCATGCACGACATCTGGTACGGTGCCGCCCTGCCGCCGCACCGCCAGCCCATTCCGCTGCTGCGCCCCGATGACCGCATCGGTGGCACTTCGCTCAAGGTCGACCCCGCCAAGATCGTGGCGATTGTCGAGACCAATGCGCCCGACCGCAACGCCCCGTTCTCGCCGCCAGACGAGACCGCGCGCGGCATTGCTGGCCACCTGATGGAATTCTTCCGCCATGAAGTGAAGATGGGCCGCCTGCCGCCCTCGCTCCTGCCGCTGCAGTCTGGCGTGGGCAACGTAGCCAATGCCGTGATGGGCGGTCTTGAGGAAGGTCCGTTTGATGACCTGACCGCCTACACTGAGGTGATTCAGGATGGCATGCTCGGCATGCTGGAAAGCGGCAAGATGCGGGTGGCGTCGGCTACGGCCTTCTCGCTCAGCCCGGAAGCGGCGGAATCGCTCAACAGCCGCATGCGCGAATTCCAGAAGAAGATCATCCTGCGCCCGCAGGATATCAGCAACCATCCCGGCCTGATCCGCCGCCTGGGCTGTATCGCCATGAACGGCCTGATCGAATCGGATATCTATGGCAACGTGAACTCAACCCAGATCATGGGCTCCAAGATCCAGAACGGTATCGGCGGCTCGGGTGATTTTGCCCGCAATGCCTATATTTCCGTGTTCATGACGCCGTCCACCGCCAAGGGCGGCAAGATTTCGGCCATCGTGCCCATGGCGTCGCACGTCGATCACATCACGCAGGATTCGCAGGTGCTCGTGACCGAACAGGGGCTGGCCGACCTGCGTGGCCTCTCGCCCAAGCAGCGCGCGGAAGTCATCATTGCCAACTGCGCCCACCCCGATTACCGCCCGATGCTGCAGGACTACTACAAGCGCGCCCGTGCGGGCTCGTTCGGCCAGCAGTCGCCGCACCTGCTGAACGAGGCGCTGTCATGGCACCAGCGCTTCATCGAGACCGGCAGCATGATGCCGTAAGGGCCTGCTGGTAGTGGACGGGATGCGGGCAGGTACCGCCCCCGTCACACCATCTATCGGCAATCATAACAGTTTGTGGGTGCCGCCTTTTTTCAAAAAGGCGGCGTTTTCTTGTCAATCTGTTATCTGACCGGTTCGGCATCCACCATTTCGGTCGCGCGTTCGAGGTCAACCGACAGCACACGGCTGACCCCGCGCTCCTGCATGGTCACACCATACAGGCGGTCCATATGCGCCATGGTCAGCTGGTGGTGGGTCACGACAAGGAAGCGCGTGCCCGCTTCCGCCACCATATCGGCGAGCAGGGCGCAGAAGCGGCCCACATTGGCATCATCAAGCGGGGCATCGACCTCATCAAGCACGCAGACTGGCGCAGGGTTGCAGCGGAACACCGCAAAGATGAGCGACAGCGCGGTGAGTGCCTGCTCTCCGCCAGAAAGCAGCGAAAGTGTTGCGAGTTTCTTGCCCGGCGGCTGGGCATAGATTTCCAGCCCGGCCTGAAGCGGGTCGTCATTGCCCACCATGCCCAGATGCGCGCGCCCACCATTGAACATGCGGGCAAACAGTGCCTGAAAATGCTGGTCGATCTGCGAGAACACGGCCATCAGCCGCTCACGCCCTTCACGGTTGAGCTGCCCGATCATGCCACGCAGGCGGGCAATGGCTGATTGCAGTTCGTCACGCTCATGCAGAATCGTGTCGATCTTGCCCGATGCCTCCTGTGCTTCAAGCTCGGCACGTAGGTTGACCGGGCCAAGCTCATCGCGCTGGCGGGTCAGGCGGGCGACCTTGCGGCGCAGGCCGGTCTCGGCGTTCACGCTCAGGTCAGCGGGCACCACGCCCGCTGGCGGCGTTGAGTCCGCCTGCAACTGGGCCAGCAGCACCTGTGCCTGTTCGCGCCTGCCTTCGGCGCGGACCACGGCTTCACGCGCTGCGGTCAGCACCTCTTCCGCCGTGCGGCGGCCCTGCTGCACTTCCGCCATGCGGGTTTCGGCCTGTTGCAGTTCCTCCATGGCCACATCATGGCTGGCTTCGTGCTGCGCCAGTTCGGTTGCAATCGCATCGCGCCGTTCGCGCACGGCAACTGGTTGGGGGGCAACGCGCTCATGCTCGGCCCGGGCGTTGCGCAGGCGGGTCTCGGCGGCCTCGGCTTCAAGGCTGGCGGCCTCCACGCGGGCGGTCCATTGCGTCATGTCCTGCCCGGATGCATCAAAGCGCTGGCGCAGCGTGGCATCCTCGGTGTGCAGGCGGGCCAGGGTCTCGCGCTGTTCGGTTTCCTGCGTGCGCAGGCTCTCGGCCTGTTCACGCAGGCTGGCTAGCGCGTGTTCCAGCCCGCTCATGTCGGGCAGGGCCTCAAGGCGGCCACGAGCGGCCGCAACGGCTGCCTGTGCCTGTTGCAACCCGTCGGTCAGATCGGCCATGCGGGCCTGCCGGGCTTCAAGCCGGGCGCCGGTCTCGCGCATTTTCTGCTCAAGGGCGGCGCGTGCGGCGCGGGCCTGTTCAAGCCGGGTCGTGGCGTCTTCCACCACTATCCGGGCCTGTTCCAGCGCCTGCGCCGCCTGCGTCGCGGCAGCGGTGGCCTGCCGGGCAGCATCCTCGGCCAGTGCCGGGGCAGGCAGGGCGGCAAGCTGTTCGCGCCGGGTGGCCAGTTCCTGGCTTGCGGTGTCGCGGTCGTTTTCCAGCCGGGCCTGTTCGGGCAGCAGGGCCTGCAGGCGTGTCTCCGCTTCTCCATGCCGGGTCGTGGCAGCCTGCAGGGCGCGGCGGGCCTGTTCAAGTGCGGCTTCAGCATGCTGGACGCGGGTGCGCAGCGCCTTTTCTGCCTCCTGGGCCTGTGTTGCAGCCTGCGCCGCCTCCTGCTGGACGCGAGTCAGTTGGTCGAGATCGGGCAGGTCGGCTTCCTGCGCGGTGGCGCGCGTGCAGGCGGCTTCGGTATCCGTCAGGGCAGCCTGTGCCGTGGCCTGCTGGACCGAGAGCGTATCGATCTGGGCCGAGATGGTGGCGTGCTGGCGGGAAAGCTCGGCCTCTGCCGCGCGGGCGGTCTCCAGCGCGTTCTCGGCGGCCATGCGGGCGTCGCGTGCCGCCGTCAGGGCTTTGCCTGCCTGCTGGCGGGTGGTCGCAGCGGCCTGTACGGCCTGTTCCAGCGCCGGAAGCGTGGCGCGCAACTGCTCGAGTTCTGCGCGCAGGCTGCGCAGGCGGCCGAGTTGTTTGAGCCGGAGTGCCGCGCGGTCGGGCAGGTTGGGGGCCTGTGTATAGCCATCCCACCGCCATAGCGCGCCCTCGCGGGTGACAAGGCACTGGCCTGCGGTCAGGCTGGCCTGAAGGGCCGCTCCATCCATGCCATCAGGCAGCAGGCCTGCCGCGCCAAGTGCGCGTGACAGGGCAGGCGGGGCCTCGAGCACGGCGGAAAGCGGCTCGATCCCCGCGGCAGGAAAGGGCGCAGGTGTTGCGGGCGGCAGGTCATGCCATGAGCGGGGGGCCGTGCCCTTGACCACCGCCTCAAGCCCATCGGACAGCACCACGGCCAGCGCGGTTTCCAGCCCGGCGGGCACATGCAGGCTGTCGGCCAGCGTCGCGCCGTGGGCGTGGTCGGCCTGTGTGTCGCTGTGCAGGGCGCGGGCAAGGCCATCGGCTTCCGCTTCCAGGCCCGACAGGCTGGCGCGGGCCTCGGCAAGGCGGGCGGCACAGGCTTCATCTTCCTGTGTGGCGGCAACGCTTGCGGCCTCAGTCATGGCCATGTGCTGGCGGGCGGCTTCCAGTGCGGCGGCGGCGGATTCGCGTTTTGCCACGAGCGCCTGCAGGGCCGCATCGGGCACGGCCTGCCCGCGCAGGCGGGTCATGCTGGCGGCAAGCGTATCGACTTCGTCGCGTGCCCGCTTGTGGGCCGCCTGGGCAGCGCGGAGGGCTTCCTCGACGGCGGTGCGGGTGGCGCGGGCTTCCTTCAGGCGGGCATTGGCCTGAATTTCGGCCTGTGTTGCCTGAGCGCGGGCGTCCTCCGCCGTGGCGCGTCCGGCGCGGAGGGTATCAAGGGTGGCTTCAGCCTCGGTGGCAGTTTCGGCCAGACGCGTGCGCTCGGCCTCGGGCACAAGGTCCGCGCGGGCGTTGCTGACATGATTGCCCAGCGTTGCCACGTCGCGCGCAAGGGCTTCGAGCCTGCTGGCGGCGGTGGCGGCATCCTGCGTGGCCTGCGCATGCACGCGCAGGCTCTCGGTCGCGGCATTGCGGGCAAGGTCAGCCTGTAGCGTGGCATCCGCATGGGCGCGGGTAGCGTCCTCGCGCGCGCTCAGGGCGTGGGCAGCCTGTGCCTCGGCCAAGGTAATCTGTTCGTCATGGGCGGCGATGGCGTCTGCCGTCGGCATGTCGGCTTCGAGTGCCGCGATCTCGGTGGCGAGGGTTGCGTGCTGGGTTGCGAGGCGCTCATGCGCGGCGGTGGTGGTGGCCAGCCCTTCGCGGGCCTGCGTGGTCTGCAGTTCGGCCTCGCGCACGGTGGTGGTGGCCTCTTCCACGCGGGTCGCCATCTCGGTCATGGCCTGTGCCAGCGTGGCGCATTCGGCCTGCGCTGCCTCACGCAGGGCGGGCAGGACGGACAGGCGTTCCTCTACCTGAACCCGCTCGGCCTCAAGCTGCCCGAGCATGAGAGTGGCATCATCACGCCGCGCAAGGGCTGAGACATGCACGCCCTCGCATTCGGCAAGGCGGGCCTGTGCCTGCTCCAGCGCGGCTTCGGCGCGGGCCAGTTCCTCGGCAATGGTCTCGGCGCGGACCTTGAAGCGTTCGAGCGCCGTGCGCCGCGTATCCAGTGCCTCGCGCAGGGCGGGCAGGGCCTTTGTCACTTCGTAATCGGTGAGTACGGCGGTTTCGGCCATCTCTTCGGCGGCCCTGAGGTCGGTGCGGGCGGCGTGCAGGCCCGCCTCGCCCTCGGCCACGCCCTTGTGGGCGCGGGCATGCAGCAATGCCAGAAGGGCAGTCTCGGATTCGCGCAGGCCCTGCGAGAGTTCGCGGTACCGGGAAGCCTGTTCGGACTGCTCTTGCAGGTCACCAAGCCGGGATTCGAGCTGCAGGCGCAGGTCTTCCGCGCGGGCGAGATTGGCCTCGGTCGCGCGCAGCTTGAGTTCGGCCTCATGGCGGCGGCCATGCAGGCCGGTAATGCCCGCTGCTTCCTCCAGAATGCTGCGCCGTTCCTCGGGGCGGGCATTGACCAGCGCCGAGACGCGGCCCTGGCTGACCATGGCCGATGAACGCGCCCCCGAGGCCAGATCGGCAAACAGGGTCTGCACGTCGCGCCCGCGCGTGGTGCGGCCATTGATGCGGTAGCCGCTACCTGCCCCGCGCTCGGCCCGGCGGCAGACCTGAAGCTCATCATGCCCGGTAAAGGGGGCGGGGGCGATTTCGGCCGCCCCTTCCAGCGTCAGGGTCACTTCCGCCATGTTGCGGGCGGCTCGCGCGGTGGTGCCGGCGAAGATCAGGTCATCCATTTCGCCGCCGCGCAGGGCGCGGGCATTGGTTTCGCCCATGACCCAGCGCAGGGCCTCGACCACGTTGGACTTGCCGCACCCGTTGGGCCCGACAATGCCGGTCAGGCCCGGCAGGATCTCGACGGAGACCGGGTCAGCGAAACTCTTGAAACCTGCGATGCGCAGCCGGACGAAACGGGCGGTCATGCTCAGCGGGCCGCCGCTTCAACCTTCTGGGCAAACTGCTCGTAGGTCAGTTCCTGCGCCACCTGCTCCTTGTCATTGAAGCGGAAGGTGGGGGTGCCGTCGATCTTGTACTGGGCCTGGGCGCGGTCTTCCTCATCCATGATGGCATGGCGCAGCTTGTCGTCATGGATGGTCTGCTGGAACAGGTCGGACGACATGCCGGCAAGGGCCGCCATTTTCTGGATCTCGGCCTCTGCTTCCGCCGGTTCCTTGCCAAAGGCCCAGTGATCCTGGCTGGACAGCAGCGCAAGTACGAACGGCTCATAGCGTTCGGGGGCGAGCGTGCGCGCGACCATGCAGGCGGTCAGCGCCACCTGGTCGAGCGGAAAATCGCGGAAAATGTAGTACACCTTGCCCGTATCGATCAGCTTGCTGCGCACTTCGGGGAAGACCTCGGCAGCAAAACGCGCGCAATGCGTGCAGGTGAGCGAGAAGAATTCCTCCACATGCACCTTGGCCGCAGGGTTGCCCACGGCGCGGATGGACAGGCGCGGGTCCGCCGCCTGCGCCATGGCCCGGCCAGACAGCAGGCCACCAGCCATGAGGGTGGGGGTAAGGGCAAGCAGGGTGCGGCGTGTGATGGGCATTACGGTCACTCTCCGGTGGGGGACAGGGGAAGGCGTGGGGCATGGCCCCGGTGGGTATCAGTATTAAGGCGGCGCGGGCCGCGCGTAAATCCATCGTGCCACCATCGGATGGCGCGCCCGTGCCGGCGCGCCATCCGGTCAGGCCTGCTGCGGGGCTGCCTCGCGCGGGGGCAGACGCACGCGCACGCGGCGGATATGGCGGGCATCCGAATCAAGGATGCGGAACACCATGCCGCTTTCATGCGTCACGATCTCGCCGCGCGTGGGCACATGGCCCGCGAGGCGGAACACCAGGCCGCCCACGGTCTCGATCTCGGCCTCGCGTTCCTCGCGCGTGAGCACGGGGCCGACTTTTTCCTCAAAGGCGGCGACGGGGGTGCGGGCATCGACATCGAGCGTGCCGTCGGGGCGTTCGCGCACCATGCTCACGGTCGGTTCGTCATGCTCGTCGGAAATATCGCCCACGATGGTCTCGATCAGATCCTCGATGGTGACGAGGCCGTCGATGCCGCCGTACTCGTCAATGACGAGGGCAAGATGCACATGCCGCAGTCGCATCTGCAAAAGCAGGTCGAGCACGGGCAACTGGGGGGCGACCATGAGCGGCTGGCGCAGCAGCGGCTCCATGCGGAAGGCTTCCGACGTGCCGACATAGGCAATCAGGTCCTTCACATGGATCATGCCCACGATGTCATCAAGCTGGTCGCGATAGACCGGCATGCGGGAATGGTTTTCCCGCCGCATCATGGCCAGGGCCTCATCAAGGCTGATATCGACCGGCATCGCCACGATGTCGGCGCGTGGAATCATCACGTCATCCGCCGTGATGCCGCGCAGGCGCAGCACATTAGCCAGCAGCGCGCGCTCCTGCCGGTCGAGTTCGGAGGCGTGGGGATTGGCGTCATCCCCCGCCGCATCATCGGCTTCCTTGACCAGCGCGGCAATGGAATGGCGCAGCCCCGGTTCAGCGCGCCTGCGGCTGAACAGCGACAGGAATCCCTTGCCGCGCGATCCGGACGGAGGCTCCTCGTTGGCATCGGTTCCGGGGCGGCTCATGAGCGTGCCTCCCGGCTCACCATGCGGCCCGGCTTCCATGGGTTGGCAACGCCAAGGCCGGACAGGATGCGGGCTTCGAGCATTTCCATCTCGCGGGCCTCGCCGGGGTGGTGGTGGTCATATCCGGCCAGGTGCAGCACGCCATGTACCACCAGATGCGCCAGATGGGCGGCCATATCGCGCCCTGCCGCATGCGCCTCGCGCGACACGGTCTCAAAAGCGATGATGATGTCGCCGCCCCATATGCCGCCCGCGATCGGGTATTCGAATGTCAGGACATTGGTGGGCTTGTTGCGCCCGCGATGCTGCCAGTTCATGCGGGCCACCGTGCGGTCATCGGCCAGCACCACCGTGACCGGGCCGTGGCAGCCCGTGGCCATAAGCGTGGCGCGCGCCGCGCGGTCAACCACGCGGGCAGGGTGGGGGACGGCGCGGTTCCAGCGCCTGTCCGCCACCGTGACATCGGGGCCGTCAGGCCCGGCCTTCAGGGCGGCCTGCGTGGCCCGCCCTGCTGCGACCCCGCCCTTGTGGGCAGGGCCTGTGCTACTTCGAGGTTTCATCGTTCTCCTGCTGCGACCGGGCGCGGTGGGGGCGGCGTTCGGCCCCGGCACGCTGGTCGTATGCCTCCACTATACGCGCCACCAGCGGGTGGCGCACCACGTCACGCGATTCAAATCGCATCATGCCGATCCCGGGCAGGCCGTCTAGGGTATCGACCGCCTCCCGTAGGCCGGATGTCACGCCACGCGGCAGGTCAACCTGGCTCAGGTCGCCGGTAATGACCATGCGCGTGCCTTCACCCATGCGGGTGAGGAACATCTTCATCTGGGCAGGCGTGGTGTTCTGCGCCTCGTCCAGAATGACAAAACAGTGCGCCAGCGTGCGCCCGCGCATGAAGGCGAGGGGCGCGACCTCGATCTCGCCCGTGCCCATGCGCCGGATCACCTGATCGCCCGGCATCATGTCATGCAGGGCGTCATACAGCGGGCGGAGGTAGGGGTCGATCTTTTCCTTCAGGTCGCCAGGCAGGAAGCCCAGCCGCTCGCCTGCTTCCACCGCAGGCCGCGACAGCACGATGCGGTCAACCTGGCCCGCCTGCAGCATGGCCACGGCCTGGGCCACGGCAAGGTAGGTCTTGCCGGTGCCAGCCGGGCCGAGGCCAAACACCATTTCCTGCCGCGCGAGCATGGCCATGTATTCAGCTTGGCCAACCGAGCGCGGGGCCACGGGGCCGCGCCGGGTCATGATGGTGGGCAGGTCGGCAAGTGACGGGCCTGCCGGTGCCGTGGCGGTACGGGTGTCGGGCATGGGGGGCACTCCTCCCGTGACATGGCGTGGCGCGGGTGCGGAAAAGGCATGGGCGGCCAGCCGGATGGCGGTATCGACGGTGGCGGTATCGACTGCCTGCCCGGCTGTTGCGCGGCGGTAGAGTTCGGTTAGCGTGGCCTGTGTCAGTTCCACCCGCTGGGCCGCACCCGTAATGGCGATGCGGTTGCCCCGGCAGGCCAGCCGGACATCAAATCCACGTTCAAGATGCAGCAGGTGGCGGTCATGGTCGCCCACAAGCTGTGCCAGCAGCACGTTATCTTCAAACTGCATGGTCACGGTGCGGTCATTGGCCGCGGCCGTGCCACCGGGGGTACGCCGCCCGCCGCTGCGACGGGGGGCGTGGAGCGTGGATTGTGTCTGTTCTCTCAAGCCCTGTCTGTCTCCTCTGTCAGGATACCACCAAGCGAGTTGGTGTACCTGTGGCGGATATCCACATTGGCGATCTGGCCGATCAGGCTGTCCGGGCCTTCAACGCTCACGGCCTGCAGCCATGGGCTCTTGCCCGAAACCTGACCGGGCTTGCGCCCCCGGCCCGTAAAGAGCACGGGCACTACCTGGCCTATGGTTGCATCATTGAATGCATCCTGCTGCACGCGCAGCATGGCCTGGAGTTCCTGCAGACGGGCATCCTTCAAGTCCTCGGGCACATGCATGCCGGCACCTGCGGCGGGCGTGCCGGGGCGGGAGGAGTATTTGAAGGAATAGGCCTGCGCAAAGCCGATCTCGTCAATCAGGCGCATCGTGTCGGCAAAATCGGCATCCGTCTCGCCGGGATGGCCCACGATGAAATCAGATGACAGGGCAAGGTCGGGCCGCGCATCACGCAGGCGGGCCACGAGCGTGCGGTAGTCATCGGCCGTGTGGCCCCGGTTCATGGCGGCGAGCACCCGGTCGGAGCCGGACTGTACCGGCAGGTGCAGGAACGGCATGAGCTGCGGCAGGTCGCGATGGGCCGCAATCAGGTCATCCTCCATGTCGCGCGGGTGCGACGTGGTGTAGCGGATGCGCTCGATGCCCAGTTCCCCCGCCAGCACGCGGGCAAGGCGGGCAAGGCCCCAGGTGCGGCCATCGGGACCTTCACCATGATAGGCATTCACGTTCTGGCCCAAAAGCGTGATCTCGCGCACGCCGCCAGCCACGAGCCTGCGGGCCTCATCAAGCACGGCCTGCGCGGGCCGGCTGCTTTCCGCCCCGCGCGTGTAGGGCACGACGCAGAAGGAGCAGAATTTGTCGCATCCTTCCTGAATGGTGAGAAAGGCGGAGCCGCCCGCAGGGGTCGCGCGGTCGGCGGGCAGGAAGTCGAATTTCTGCTCGACGGGGAAATCGGTCTCGATCACCGCACCTGCCGCGCGGGCGGCGCGTGCCACCATCTCGGGCAGGCGGTGATAGGTCTGGGGGCCGAGCACGATATCGACATAGGGCGCGCGGGCCAGGATTTCCTTGCCCTCCGCCTGCGCCACGCAGCCTGCCACCGCAAGCACGGTGGCCGCACCCTGCTCGGCGCGCGCCTCCTTGACCTTGCGCAGGCGACCGAGTTCGGAGAACACCTTCTCCGCCGCGCGGTCGCGGATGTGGCAGGTGTTGAGGATGATCATGTCAGCCGCATCAGGCGTGCTCACGGCCCGGTAGCCGAGCGGGCGCAGCACGTCGGACATCCGCTCGCTGTCATACACGTTCATCTGGCAGCCCCATGTTATGACATGAAGCCCCCTGGTGGATGACATGCTGGCTTGTGGCGTGGCCACGCCGGGGCGGGGAGACAGGCTGTTCACGGGTCAGGTATCCTCAGGCATCATCGCGGGCACGCGCCCGCGCAACGGGGGCAAGACATCGGGCCTTGCCTGCGTGCGGTCAAGGGTCTTGCCGCCGATAAAGCCGGGAACACATGGTCTGCCCATCAACGCTCCTGGTGTGAAGGGTGAGGTGCCGGACACGGCCCCCTTGCCCGATTCAACCCGATCATGCCTGCGGGAATCGGGGGTATGTCAAGTCAGGAACGCGGGCGTGGAGACAGTTTGCAACATCCCCGGCGCGTTTTGCCCTTCAATGCGACAAATTCGGAACTTATTAAGGGAGAAGCGTTAATATCGGTTTGATCATGCATGGCGGGAATGGCAGACAATACCCTGTGGGCAACTGACCGCATGAAAGAAGACAGCAACAGGGGCAGCACCGTTTGACACGATTGCGTCATCTCCGCCTGGCAGCCAGTGCCAGGCGCGGGGCCGGTTATGTTAGCCTGTTTGCGGTCATGACGGTTCTGCTGCCGGGGCTGCCTGCGGCTTTTGCGGCTGATCCGCAGGACTACACCACGACCATCCGCCCCACCGGCAATGCCGACCTCGATGCAGCGCTCAAGGCGTCTTCCGACCTGCTTTCGCTCCAGAAAACGCAGGCCGTCAGCCCCTTTGCCCTGACCGGGCGCATCCACAACGATTATTCCCGCCTGATCAGCGCGCTGGAAAGCTACGGCTATTACGCGGGCAGCATTACCATCACCATAAGCGATGGCAGCCACAAGGGCGCCCCCTCCACCGATGGCGGGCAGGACGGGCGCGACCCCGACCTGCCGGAATGGATGCAGGCCCTGCCCGCGGGCCACAAGGCGCAGATCAGCATCACGGCCGCTACCGGCCCGCTATTTCGCATCGGCACGGTCACGCTCAACCCCGACAAGGGCGACGGTCCCATCCACCTCAACCCCACCGAGGCAGCAGCCTTTGGCATGAAGCCGGGTGCTGCAGCACAGGCCGAGGCCGTGCTGACGGCGGGGGCGGCACTCCAGACCGCGCTGACGGAGGAAGGCTACGCGTTGGCACATGTCAGCACCCCGCAGGCCTGGCTGCGGCCTGCAACCCATACGCTCGATATTGCCTATACGGTGCATCGTGGCCCGGTGGTGAACCTTGGCGCCTTTGCCTTTGGCGGGCTGCAGCGCACGCACCCGGCCTATATCGCGCGCAGGCTGACCATTGCACCGGGCGAGCTGTACCAGCCCTCGCGCATCGAGCGCGCCCGGCAGGACATTGCCTCGACGGGGCTGTTCTCCGATGTGCAGGTCAATCATGGGGATACCCTGGCCCCTGATGGCAGCATGCCGCTCGATTTCGGCTTTCATGAAGGCAAGCGCCACAGCGTGGGGGCCGAGGGCGGCTATTCAACCGATCTCGGTGGCCGCGCGGGTGTGACATGGACACATAACAACCTGTTTGGCAATGCCGAGCGGCTGCGGCTTACCGCGCTGATCACCGGGCTTGGCGGCTCGGCGGAGCAGGGGCTGGGCTATGATTTCTATGCCGACCTGATGAAGCCCGATTTCGGCTCGCGCCAGCAGAACCTCAGCGCCCGCCTCGAGGGCATCAAGCAGGAACTCTATTCCTACCGCCAGACCGCGCTGCTTGCGCGCATCGGCATCGTGCGCCACGTCAACCGGCACTGGAACGTGTCGTTTGGCGGGCAGATCGAGCAGGAACAGATCGAGCAGATGGGCACCACCAACAGCTATTTCATCCTCTCGGCGCCGCTCACCGCCAATTACGACGGCACGGGCGTGGACAACCCCATCACGCCCGCCACCCATGGCGTGCGCGTGGGGGCCAGCATCACGCCATCGGCCTCATTGACCGATGGCACCTCGTTCTTCGCCATCATGCAGGCCACGGTCTCGACCTATTTCGACCTCAGGCATTTTGGCCTGAGCCGCCCCGGCCGCAGCGTGCTGGCGTTTCGCGGCACCATTGGCAACGTGGAAGGCGCCTCGACCTTCGCCATTCCGCCCGATCAGCGGCTCTATGCCGGTGGCTCGGCCACGGTGCGCGGCTTCCGCTACCAGGGCGTTGGCCCGCAATTTGCCAATACGCGCTACGCCATTGGCGGCACGTCGATGGATGCGGGGTCGTTTGAATACCGCCAGCGCATATTGCAGAAATTCGGCGCGGTGGGCTTTATCGATGCAGGTCAGGTCACGGCGGACCGCACGCCCTTCCAGGGCACGGTGCGGGTGGGTGCCGGGGCCGGGGCGCGCTACTACACCCCCATTGGCCCGGTGCGGCTTGATGTGGCGGTGCCGCTCAACCGCCCCGCCAAAGGCGACAAGTGGGAGCTGTACGTGGGCCTGGGGGAGACATTCTGATGCCGCAAGCTACGCCATCCTCTCCCGCGCCGCGCACGGGGCGGCGCATTGCACGCGCCTGCGCGCTGGGCGTTGGCATTCCCTTCGGGCTGGTGGCCGCAGCACTGGCCATGGTGCTGGTGGCGGCCAATACCGGGGCGGGCCAGCGCGAGATCGAGCGCCGCCTGCCGGGGCTGACCGGGGGCAGCGTGCACCTGTCGGGGCTGGGGGGGCGCTTTCCAG
This is a stretch of genomic DNA from Komagataeibacter xylinus. It encodes these proteins:
- a CDS encoding acetyl-CoA hydrolase/transferase family protein, which codes for MIDHTRIRNAALRAKITTAEQAASLVRPGSTVGTSGFTGAGYPKAVPQALAALMERAHAEGKEHRIRLLTGASTGPELDGALAKVNGISFRMPYNSDPGLRARINKGETEYLDMHLSHVAPMAWAGFFGTIDTAIIEATAIREDGSIVPSSSVGNSKTWLDTAKQVIIEVNSWQDAALEGMHDIWYGAALPPHRQPIPLLRPDDRIGGTSLKVDPAKIVAIVETNAPDRNAPFSPPDETARGIAGHLMEFFRHEVKMGRLPPSLLPLQSGVGNVANAVMGGLEEGPFDDLTAYTEVIQDGMLGMLESGKMRVASATAFSLSPEAAESLNSRMREFQKKIILRPQDISNHPGLIRRLGCIAMNGLIESDIYGNVNSTQIMGSKIQNGIGGSGDFARNAYISVFMTPSTAKGGKISAIVPMASHVDHITQDSQVLVTEQGLADLRGLSPKQRAEVIIANCAHPDYRPMLQDYYKRARAGSFGQQSPHLLNEALSWHQRFIETGSMMP
- a CDS encoding hemolysin family protein, with the translated sequence MSRPGTDANEEPPSGSRGKGFLSLFSRRRAEPGLRHSIAALVKEADDAAGDDANPHASELDRQERALLANVLRLRGITADDVMIPRADIVAMPVDISLDEALAMMRRENHSRMPVYRDQLDDIVGMIHVKDLIAYVGTSEAFRMEPLLRQPLMVAPQLPVLDLLLQMRLRHVHLALVIDEYGGIDGLVTIEDLIETIVGDISDEHDEPTVSMVRERPDGTLDVDARTPVAAFEEKVGPVLTREEREAEIETVGGLVFRLAGHVPTRGEIVTHESGMVFRILDSDARHIRRVRVRLPPREAAPQQA
- a CDS encoding AAA family ATPase; translation: MTARFVRLRIAGFKSFADPVSVEILPGLTGIVGPNGCGKSNVVEALRWVMGETNARALRGGEMDDLIFAGTTARAARNMAEVTLTLEGAAEIAPAPFTGHDELQVCRRAERGAGSGYRINGRTTRGRDVQTLFADLASGARSSAMVSQGRVSALVNARPEERRSILEEAAGITGLHGRRHEAELKLRATEANLARAEDLRLQLESRLGDLQEQSEQASRYRELSQGLRESETALLALLHARAHKGVAEGEAGLHAARTDLRAAEEMAETAVLTDYEVTKALPALREALDTRRTALERFKVRAETIAEELARAEAALEQAQARLAECEGVHVSALARRDDATLMLGQLEAERVQVEERLSVLPALREAAQAECATLAQAMTEMATRVEEATTTVREAELQTTQAREGLATTTAAHERLATQHATLATEIAALEADMPTADAIAAHDEQITLAEAQAAHALSAREDATRAHADATLQADLARNAATESLRVHAQATQDAATAASRLEALARDVATLGNHVSNARADLVPEAERTRLAETATEAEATLDTLRAGRATAEDARAQATQAEIQANARLKEARATRTAVEEALRAAQAAHKRARDEVDTLAASMTRLRGQAVPDAALQALVAKRESAAAALEAARQHMAMTEAASVAATQEDEACAARLAEARASLSGLEAEADGLARALHSDTQADHAHGATLADSLHVPAGLETALAVVLSDGLEAVVKGTAPRSWHDLPPATPAPFPAAGIEPLSAVLEAPPALSRALGAAGLLPDGMDGAALQASLTAGQCLVTREGALWRWDGYTQAPNLPDRAALRLKQLGRLRSLRAELEQLRATLPALEQAVQAAATTRQQAGKALTAARDARMAAENALETARAAEAELSRQHATISAQIDTLSVQQATAQAALTDTEAACTRATAQEADLPDLDQLTRVQQEAAQAATQAQEAEKALRTRVQHAEAALEQARRALQAATTRHGEAETRLQALLPEQARLENDRDTASQELATRREQLAALPAPALAEDAARQATAAATQAAQALEQARIVVEDATTRLEQARAARAALEQKMRETGARLEARQARMADLTDGLQQAQAAVAAARGRLEALPDMSGLEHALASLREQAESLRTQETEQRETLARLHTEDATLRQRFDASGQDMTQWTARVEAASLEAEAAETRLRNARAEHERVAPQPVAVRERRDAIATELAQHEASHDVAMEELQQAETRMAEVQQGRRTAEEVLTAAREAVVRAEGRREQAQVLLAQLQADSTPPAGVVPADLSVNAETGLRRKVARLTRQRDELGPVNLRAELEAQEASGKIDTILHERDELQSAIARLRGMIGQLNREGRERLMAVFSQIDQHFQALFARMFNGGRAHLGMVGNDDPLQAGLEIYAQPPGKKLATLSLLSGGEQALTALSLIFAVFRCNPAPVCVLDEVDAPLDDANVGRFCALLADMVAEAGTRFLVVTHHQLTMAHMDRLYGVTMQERGVSRVLSVDLERATEMVDAEPVR
- a CDS encoding thioredoxin domain-containing protein — protein: MPITRRTLLALTPTLMAGGLLSGRAMAQAADPRLSIRAVGNPAAKVHVEEFFSLTCTHCARFAAEVFPEVRSKLIDTGKVYYIFRDFPLDQVALTACMVARTLAPERYEPFVLALLSSQDHWAFGKEPAEAEAEIQKMAALAGMSSDLFQQTIHDDKLRHAIMDEEDRAQAQYKIDGTPTFRFNDKEQVAQELTYEQFAQKVEAAAR